The Deltaproteobacteria bacterium genome contains the following window.
TGACGCCGGTCGCGCCCGTGACGCCGGTGGCTCCAGTGGTGCCGGTGGCTCCGGTATCGCCAGTAACCCCAGTGGTGCCGGTCGTGCCCGTGGTTCCAGTGGCCCCGGTGGTTCCGGTCGTACCCGTGACGCCAGTATCGCCAGTAACCCCAGTCGTGCCGGTAGTGCCCGTATCACCCGTGGCTCCGGTATCGCCCGTGGCTCCAGTGGCTCCGGTCGCTCCAGTCGTGCCGGTCGTGCCGGTCGTGCCGGTCGTGCCGGTATCGCCCGTCGCTCCGGTGGTGCCGGTGGCTCCGGTAATGCCCGTGGCTCCGGTATCGCCGGTCGCTCCGGTCGTCCCAGTCGTGCCAGTATCGCCGGTCGCTCCGGTTGAACCGGTCGTCCCAGTCGCGCCAGTATCACCGGTCGTGCCGGTCGTACCGGTCGCGCCAGTATCGCCGGTGGCACCCGTCGCTCCAGTAGTGCCCGTCGCTCCCGTGGCCCCCGTGACGCCCGTATCACCCGTGGCACCGGTAGTGCCCGTGACGCCGGTCACACCCGTGGCCCCAGTCGCGCCGGTATCACCCGTATCGCCCGTGGTGCCCGTGGTGCCCGTGACGCCGGTCGTGCCCGTGGCTCCAGTATTACCCGTGACGCCGGTGGCTCCAGTGGTGCCGGTGGCTCCCTTCACGCCGGTCGTGCCCGTGACGCCGATGGCTCCAGTGGTGCCGGTCACACCCGTGGCTCCAGTGGCGCCTTTCGCACCACTAGTGCCGGTAGCGCCGGTGGGACCCGTAGGACCCGTGGGGCCAGTAGGTCCGGTGGCACCGCCGCCGCCGCCTACGAAATCGATTTCCAATTGCGCATCGTTGACATCCGGGCTCTCTTTGGTACCGAATTGCATCAATGCCGATGCGCCCACCGGCACCAGAGCAATGCCGAAATTTGTGCTTGGTGTATCCAACCACAGCTTCACGAGATCCGTGAGATCGAGGAGCACATAGTCTTTAATTGTCGATGGCAATTGTGTGGGGACGGAGAGCACCAACGATGGTACCAGCGGCACCATGAAGGGGAGGGTGGTATTGGTGAGAGTGTTTTCGTTCCACGCCGAGGTAACTTGCCGAACCTCGATGGCGTTTACACCGCTTCCGACGCTGCTGGGCAAGAGCCGCAGAATGGCTTGCGAGACGTTCGTGCCGGTACAGCCCGGCGCACATGGCAGAGCAGAGAAATCGAATTTAACGAAACTGCGAAGTATAGTCGTGCCGCCCTGGACTTTCAGAGCAGGCTGGGCGCCCTGGGCGGTGCTCGGCGCGAGCGTAGACGTAAAGGTATCGTCGGTCAGGACCGCCAACGTAGCGGAGGAGAGCGCTGGGCGCATCAGGAGTCCAGCGGCGAATAACGCGAGTGAAGCAGCGCGTCTGAACCAATGAGGTTGCATGAAAATCTCTTCCCTTCTTGCCTTGTGTTTATGCCTAACAAAGACCTATAAGCCATAAAAAAGAAAGGTACCAGAGAAATAAGGACTCATTTTTCTAAAAAATAGAGCCTTTAAGGCAAAAAATAAGATATAAAATGGAAAAGAAGTCCAATTTTTTTCTTCAATGGGTCCTTTGTTTTTCTCTGGCGGTTTTTACTCAAAAGCGCGCTCCTCGCGGTAGGGGCGAAGCTTCTCTTCGCCCCGAAAGTTTTTCCGATTGACAACGTCTTGGTCTGGCGCATACAGTCGATAGGGGAAAGTCGGGAGGCGTGAGGGAGGCGGAGGAGAGAGCCGAGTGGAAATGAACGGACACACTGCGAAAACCTAAGGAGGGTGCCATGCACTTCTGCCGCGTATTAGAGGGAAAACTGAAACCCGAACGAGTGGCTGCGGCCATTCATTTGGTCAACGACCGCCTGGAACGGATACGCAAGACGCAAGGGTTTCTCTTCGTCCAGGTGATGCGCCAGGGGAATGAGTTCATCGCCGTCAGTTCGTGGAAAACTCTGAAGGATTTACGTGGCTACGCCGACGGGCCGCTGGCGCAGGACCTGCTCGCTGAGCTGATACCTCTGTGTTTGGAGCCGCCGCAGGCGCGCACTTTCGAGCTGCTGTTGATGGAAGAAAGCGATGAGGGGTTCTTTGTCAAAGACGAAGGCGGGGAGGGGTAGCTCGTTCGGGTACATGCCGCACACTACTCATTACTCATCACTGAGAGAAAGAGGAACACATATGGCAACTATTGTCGATGCAGACGGCCACATCCTAGAACCGCGCACGGTATGGCAAGACTACACTGAGCCGGCCTATCGCGAACGCGTCATTCAAATCGTGCGCGATGCGGAGGGCATTGATCGCATGATGATCGATCGGGAAGTTCGTGGCGACCGTAATATGTCGATTGCTGCCGCCTGTACCCCGGGCGGGCTGTCCGACCCCCACAAAGCGCGCACGCTGTCCTGGGATGACGTGCCGCGTGGCGGGTTCGACCCCTATGTCCGCGTCCAGGATATGGACCTGGAAGGCATTGAGGCCGCCTTCTTTTATCCCAGTCTGTGGCTGCTCTACGGCGATCTGACCGATCCGCAACTCGCCGCCGCCGCCTGCCGCGCCTACAACAACTGGATGGCGGATTTTTGCAAAGCCTATCCGCAACGATTCTTTGGCGTGGCACCGCTGCCGCTGCAAGACGTGGACGAAGCCGTGAAGGAAATGCGTCGGGTGGTGAAGGACCTGGGCATGCGCGCGGTGTTCGTGCGTCCCAATCCTTTCAATGGCCGTCGCCTGTGTGACTCGGCCTATGATGTGTTCTGGCGGGAAGCCCAGGAACTAGGCGTGCCAGTGGCGATTCATGGCAGCTTCGGGACCAAGATGCCCACCCTCGGTCAGGAGCGCTATCAGAACCCGTTCTTCTTCCACATGGTGTGTCACCCGTGGGAGATGCAAGGCGCGTGTCTCGATATCGTGTGCGGCGGCGTGTTGAGCAAGTTCCCTCAGCTCCGGGTCGCGTTCTTGGAATCGGGCATTGGCTGGATCGGTCACTGGCTCGACCGCATGGATGGCCACTTCGACAAGATGGGGCACTATACGCCATGGCTCACCAAGAAACCCAGCGAGCTGTTTAAGGAGCAGTGCTTCATTTCGATGGACCCGGACGAGCACACGCTCAAGGTCGTGGTCGAGATGGGCTTGGAAGACTGCGTGATTTGGGGGTCGGATTATCCGCACTTCGATTGCACGTTCCCCGGCGTGGTGGACGAAGTGAAAGAAGCCTGCGCGAGGCTTACCAAACGTGCGCAAAAGAAGATCATCGGAGAAAACACCAAACGGCTGTATCGTCTCTAGCCGTGGCGATGCGACGATTGCGGAGGTCGGTATGGATCTAGCGTACTCCAAAGAAGAAGAAGCTTTTCGTAAAGAAGTGCGCGCTTGGCTGAAGAAGAATTTGCCGAAGAAAGACAAGTCGATCAGCGACTTGCTGCCGCACGATCCTGAACGCGTGCGCCGCGCGAAGGAGTGGCAGCGAACATTGTACGACGCCGGCTATGTGGCCATGAGCTGGCCAAAGGAATACGGCGGGCAGGCGGCGGATGTGATGCGCCAAACCATCGTTAACGAAGAATTGGTGCTGGCGCGCGCCCCCGGCATGATTGGCGCGTCAGGGCTGGGCATGCTCGGTCCCACCTTGATCCAGTTGGGCACGGAGGAGCAAAAGCGCCGCTATCTGCCCAAAATCCTCACGGCGGAAGAGATCTGGTGTCAGGGGTATTCCGAGCCGGGCGCGGGTTCGGACTTGGCTTCGCTGCGCACCCGTGCGGAGATTGTCGGCGACGAGTTCGTGGTCAATGGTCAAAAGGTCTGGACGTCCAACGCGCAGTTCTCCGACTGGATGTTCTGCCTGGTGCGCACCGACCCCGACGCGCCCAAGCATCGCGGCATTTCCTACATTCTGATCGATATGCAGAGCCCAGGCATCACTGTGCGCCCGTTGGTGCAAATGACCGGCG
Protein-coding sequences here:
- a CDS encoding amidohydrolase yields the protein MATIVDADGHILEPRTVWQDYTEPAYRERVIQIVRDAEGIDRMMIDREVRGDRNMSIAAACTPGGLSDPHKARTLSWDDVPRGGFDPYVRVQDMDLEGIEAAFFYPSLWLLYGDLTDPQLAAAACRAYNNWMADFCKAYPQRFFGVAPLPLQDVDEAVKEMRRVVKDLGMRAVFVRPNPFNGRRLCDSAYDVFWREAQELGVPVAIHGSFGTKMPTLGQERYQNPFFFHMVCHPWEMQGACLDIVCGGVLSKFPQLRVAFLESGIGWIGHWLDRMDGHFDKMGHYTPWLTKKPSELFKEQCFISMDPDEHTLKVVVEMGLEDCVIWGSDYPHFDCTFPGVVDEVKEACARLTKRAQKKIIGENTKRLYRL
- a CDS encoding acyl-CoA dehydrogenase family protein is translated as MDLAYSKEEEAFRKEVRAWLKKNLPKKDKSISDLLPHDPERVRRAKEWQRTLYDAGYVAMSWPKEYGGQAADVMRQTIVNEELVLARAPGMIGASGLGMLGPTLIQLGTEEQKRRYLPKILTAEEIWCQGYSEPGAGSDLASLRTRAEIVGDEFVVNGQKVWTSNAQFSDWMFCLVRTDPDAPKHRGISYILIDMQSPGITVRPLVQMTGDAGFNEVFFDNVRVPRASLVGELHQGWMVANATLFHERNMLGSTARTQLMLQNLIRLARTRQRYGKPASDDPTIRQKLADLVTRVEAMKYHSYRQLTTELRGKTQGVGAMVNKLVGTELNHDICALALEVLGSYAPLNRGAAHVLDNGVWPYEFMFTLGLIIGGGTSQIQKNIIGERGLGMPKSG